A stretch of Calditrichia bacterium DNA encodes these proteins:
- a CDS encoding sigma-54-dependent Fis family transcriptional regulator: MQKNPLIIVEDNEAMRLGMTESLRRAGYDVFDFPDARTALDFFARQPVPLLISDLKMAGMSGMELLKQLKNQSPQTELIMVSAFGTVEVAVEAMQFGALDFLTKPFSMEELRIRVQRAFEKIQQKQQFERLLEQHHLLQDEQFGDMIGTSPVMQRVFDLIQRVAKEDSAILIEGESGTGKELVARAIHKNSDRADKPFVRVNCGALNDNLLESELFGHEKGAFTGAIKRKKGRFELADSGTLFLDEIGDISQNMQVKLLRVLQEGEFERVGGETTLSVDVRIISATHRNLPKLVMNSDFREDLYYRLSVIPIQLPPLRERKDDIPALVQHFLNRRNRGKSISQEGMNLLIEYSWPGNIRELENVLERLAVISPQPLIEPQLIAQQLGRGVGMSAVNQYENLPLDDAVNAFEKNLIIHALKKAQGVKNQAAKMLGIRTSTLYYKLEKYGLN; this comes from the coding sequence ATGCAAAAAAATCCACTGATCATTGTGGAAGATAACGAAGCGATGCGACTGGGCATGACCGAGAGTTTACGCCGCGCCGGATACGATGTTTTCGATTTTCCGGATGCCAGAACCGCGCTTGATTTTTTTGCGCGCCAGCCGGTGCCGCTGCTCATCAGCGATCTGAAAATGGCGGGGATGAGCGGGATGGAATTGCTCAAACAGCTCAAAAATCAATCGCCGCAAACGGAGTTGATCATGGTTTCTGCCTTCGGTACGGTAGAAGTTGCGGTGGAAGCCATGCAATTTGGTGCGCTGGATTTTCTGACCAAACCGTTTTCGATGGAAGAATTGCGCATCCGCGTACAGCGGGCATTTGAAAAAATTCAGCAAAAACAGCAATTTGAGCGATTGCTGGAACAGCACCATTTGCTGCAGGATGAGCAATTTGGTGATATGATCGGCACATCGCCGGTGATGCAGCGGGTGTTCGATCTCATCCAGCGCGTCGCAAAAGAGGACAGCGCCATCCTCATTGAAGGCGAAAGCGGCACCGGAAAAGAGCTGGTCGCCCGTGCGATCCACAAAAATAGCGACCGCGCCGACAAACCGTTTGTGCGCGTCAACTGCGGCGCACTGAACGACAACTTGCTGGAAAGCGAATTGTTCGGTCACGAAAAAGGTGCGTTCACCGGCGCAATCAAACGCAAAAAAGGGCGGTTCGAACTGGCAGATAGCGGCACGCTGTTTCTCGATGAAATCGGCGATATCTCCCAAAACATGCAAGTTAAACTATTGCGTGTGTTGCAAGAAGGCGAATTCGAGCGGGTTGGCGGTGAAACCACCCTTTCGGTGGATGTGCGGATCATCAGCGCGACCCATCGCAACCTGCCAAAATTGGTGATGAACAGCGATTTCCGGGAAGATTTGTATTACCGGCTGAGCGTCATTCCCATCCAGTTGCCGCCGCTTCGCGAGCGAAAAGACGACATCCCGGCGCTGGTTCAGCATTTTTTGAACAGACGGAATCGCGGCAAAAGCATTTCGCAGGAAGGAATGAATTTGCTGATCGAATACAGTTGGCCCGGCAACATTCGCGAGCTGGAAAATGTGTTGGAACGGCTGGCGGTCATCTCACCGCAACCGCTGATCGAACCGCAACTGATTGCCCAGCAACTCGGGCGCGGTGTGGGCATGTCCGCCGTCAATCAATACGAAAATTTGCCGCTGGATGACGCGGTCAACGCATTCGAAAAAAACCTGATCATTCACGCGCTCAAAAAAGCGCAGGGTGTCAAAAACCAGGCGGCAAAAATGTTGGGCATCCGCACCAGCACGTTGTATTACAAATTGGAAAAATACGGATTAAATTGA
- a CDS encoding glycoside hydrolase family 30 protein: MKKALLLLIAALITVACVEKSGIMSDTVEYSPAGKTVQVFTTAAESEMRISPSATLAFEDATQPFENEVAVFVNPDEQFQTFLGIGGAITDASAEVFATLSEAKQQELLEAYYDPEKGIGYTLARTSIHSCDFSSGSFTYIADGDKDLQTFSIEHDMQYRIPMIKRAIKAAGGKLLMYASPWSPPAFMKDNNDMLHGGKLLPEYYQSWANYYIKFIHAYEAAGIPIWGLTIQNEPMAVQRWESCIYTAEEERDFLKKHLGPTLQKAGLKNKKIVVWDHNRDLINHRANTIFGDPDAAKYAWGIGFHWYETWAGGDPMFTNLGLVKEAYPTKNLLFTEGCAERFIPDNYMSVKNAERYGISMINDFNHGTVGWTDWNILLDQRGGPNHVENFCFAPMHADVNTGELFYTLSYYYIGHFSKFIRPEAKRVSTAPSRSHLLATSFLNTDGTMATVVLNQSDLPITYKLIVGSKQTSTEILPHSIQTLVY, from the coding sequence ATGAAAAAAGCATTACTTTTGTTGATAGCGGCATTGATCACCGTTGCCTGTGTGGAAAAAAGCGGCATCATGTCCGATACCGTCGAATATTCACCGGCAGGCAAAACGGTTCAGGTGTTCACGACCGCAGCGGAATCGGAGATGCGGATAAGCCCGTCCGCCACCCTGGCATTTGAAGATGCCACCCAGCCATTTGAAAACGAAGTGGCGGTGTTTGTCAATCCCGATGAACAATTCCAGACATTTTTGGGCATCGGCGGGGCGATAACCGACGCATCTGCCGAAGTGTTCGCAACCCTGTCCGAAGCGAAACAGCAGGAACTGCTCGAAGCCTATTACGATCCCGAAAAAGGGATCGGTTACACCCTCGCCCGGACGTCCATCCACAGCTGCGATTTCAGCAGCGGCAGCTTCACGTATATTGCGGACGGCGACAAAGATTTGCAAACCTTCAGCATCGAACATGATATGCAATACCGGATTCCCATGATCAAACGGGCGATTAAAGCCGCCGGTGGAAAGCTGTTGATGTATGCCAGCCCGTGGAGCCCGCCCGCGTTCATGAAAGACAATAACGATATGCTGCACGGCGGAAAACTGCTGCCGGAATATTACCAGTCGTGGGCAAATTATTACATCAAATTTATCCATGCGTATGAAGCCGCCGGCATCCCGATTTGGGGACTGACGATTCAAAACGAGCCGATGGCTGTTCAGCGTTGGGAATCCTGTATTTACACCGCCGAAGAAGAGCGCGATTTCCTCAAAAAACACCTCGGACCCACGCTGCAAAAAGCCGGTTTGAAAAACAAGAAGATTGTGGTCTGGGATCACAACCGCGATTTGATCAACCACCGGGCAAACACTATTTTCGGCGATCCGGATGCGGCGAAATATGCCTGGGGCATCGGTTTTCACTGGTACGAAACCTGGGCCGGCGGCGATCCGATGTTCACCAACCTTGGTTTGGTGAAAGAAGCTTATCCGACCAAAAACCTGTTGTTCACCGAAGGTTGTGCGGAACGGTTTATCCCGGATAATTACATGTCTGTCAAAAATGCGGAGCGCTACGGCATTTCGATGATCAACGATTTTAACCACGGCACCGTCGGGTGGACAGACTGGAACATATTGCTCGACCAGCGCGGCGGCCCGAATCACGTCGAAAACTTTTGTTTTGCACCGATGCATGCCGATGTAAACACCGGCGAACTGTTTTATACGCTGTCGTATTATTACATCGGGCATTTCTCCAAATTTATCCGTCCCGAAGCCAAACGGGTGAGCACAGCACCCAGCCGCAGCCATTTGCTGGCAACTTCTTTCCTGAATACGGACGGCACAATGGCAACCGTTGTGCTCAACCAAAGCGATTTGCCAATCACCTACAAATTGATTGTGGGCAGCAAACAAACATCGACGGAAATACTGCCGCATTCCATTCAAACGCTGGTGTATTGA
- a CDS encoding META domain-containing protein, giving the protein MKHMFWLTVAFTFTLIVSCDNLTDNEKTQKELLGRIWQLQSLETIDGDKIDVPEDQFYTLQIHEDGSFGGTSDCNAYGGKVNFDDGLFRVTELVHTEAYCGDESLDGTYMNALQSALAFEVRSGRLRIFYVDGFQTMVFLEQLSQ; this is encoded by the coding sequence ATGAAGCACATGTTTTGGCTGACAGTAGCTTTCACATTTACACTGATTGTATCCTGCGATAATTTGACAGATAACGAAAAAACGCAAAAAGAATTACTCGGCAGAATTTGGCAATTGCAATCGCTGGAAACCATCGACGGCGATAAAATTGATGTTCCCGAAGACCAATTTTACACCCTGCAAATTCACGAAGACGGCTCGTTTGGCGGCACATCCGACTGCAACGCGTATGGCGGAAAAGTGAATTTTGATGACGGATTATTCCGCGTAACCGAGCTGGTTCACACCGAAGCCTATTGCGGCGATGAATCGCTGGACGGAACGTATATGAACGCGTTGCAATCTGCGCTCGCATTCGAAGTTCGTTCTGGGCGATTGCGCATTTTTTACGTTGACGGTTTCCAAACGATGGTGTTTTTGGAACAGTTAAGTCAATAA
- a CDS encoding HAMP domain-containing histidine kinase, producing MLKHRIILIFSALTTVLVAVMAWVSYVAVREIYLNQVSEQTRLLTRLIGSSIDAKYLTFIDANQPSQRAISYYRDQLAEHAEALLVGNIVLFDQNFQILTQTESAALPVESDARLLLFTNDIRQLNIAEAGASLPFKGHDQQWYLWGFYRLDSEHWLGIRESAARFAEVEKLPKIFGAIGLIGLAFTIFAGVWLASSITKPINQLVKFSRKLGEGDFTAKAPLVNPGELAILASAMDNMRQDLLHKNREKEAMLAQIAHEIRNPLGGMELLSGLVKEDLQQHGADAGYIDKILAEIGGLKSLINAYLNYSRPTLPNPEPLNIAEVLSEVQETLRHKFSQKNAQFEPSVNGAVLNFDRQHLRQILFNLLNNSLQSLPDGGTIRVESRQSRIEICDDGPGIDVAHLPKIFDPFFTTRESGTGLGLAICQKLCRENDALLTVENLENGGCKFSIIQEFNQ from the coding sequence TTGTTAAAACATCGCATTATATTGATTTTTTCTGCGCTGACCACCGTACTGGTTGCGGTGATGGCGTGGGTGAGCTATGTGGCCGTCCGGGAAATTTACCTCAACCAGGTTTCGGAGCAAACCCGGTTGCTCACCCGGTTGATCGGCAGCAGCATCGATGCAAAATATCTCACGTTTATCGACGCCAATCAGCCATCACAGCGGGCGATCAGCTATTATCGCGATCAATTGGCGGAACATGCAGAAGCGTTGCTGGTTGGAAATATTGTGTTGTTTGACCAGAATTTTCAAATACTTACGCAAACTGAATCAGCTGCGCTTCCCGTTGAAAGCGATGCGCGATTGCTGCTGTTCACCAACGACATCCGGCAGTTGAATATCGCAGAAGCCGGTGCCTCTCTGCCGTTTAAAGGGCACGACCAGCAGTGGTATTTGTGGGGATTTTACCGTTTGGACAGCGAACATTGGCTGGGCATTCGCGAAAGCGCCGCGCGATTTGCCGAAGTGGAGAAACTGCCGAAAATTTTTGGCGCGATCGGGCTGATTGGGCTGGCATTCACCATTTTTGCGGGCGTTTGGCTGGCGAGCAGCATTACCAAACCCATCAACCAACTGGTGAAATTCAGCCGAAAACTCGGTGAGGGTGATTTTACCGCAAAAGCACCGTTGGTGAATCCCGGCGAACTGGCAATTCTGGCATCTGCGATGGACAATATGCGCCAGGATTTGCTGCACAAAAATCGCGAAAAAGAGGCGATGCTAGCCCAAATTGCTCACGAAATCCGAAATCCGCTCGGCGGGATGGAACTGCTTTCCGGATTGGTGAAAGAGGATTTGCAGCAACACGGTGCCGATGCAGGATACATCGACAAAATTCTGGCAGAAATCGGCGGGCTGAAATCGTTGATCAACGCCTATCTCAACTACAGCCGCCCGACGCTGCCAAATCCCGAACCGTTGAACATTGCGGAAGTGCTCAGCGAAGTACAGGAAACGTTGCGACACAAATTCAGCCAAAAAAACGCCCAATTTGAACCATCTGTGAACGGTGCAGTATTGAACTTTGACAGACAACATTTGCGGCAAATTTTGTTCAATTTATTGAACAACAGCCTGCAATCGCTGCCGGATGGCGGAACAATCCGGGTGGAATCCCGGCAATCGCGCATCGAAATTTGTGATGATGGTCCGGGCATTGATGTAGCGCATTTGCCCAAAATTTTCGATCCGTTTTTTACCACGCGCGAATCCGGCACGGGTTTGGGATTGGCAATTTGCCAAAAACTTTGCCGGGAAAACGACGCTTTGCTAACCGTCGAAAATCTGGAAAACGGCGGTTGTAAATTTTCGATAATACAGGAGTTTAACCAATGA
- a CDS encoding reactive intermediate/imine deaminase (has endoribonuclease activity on mRNA), producing METVNVKNAPKAIGPYCHAMKSGNLVFCSGQTPLDPNSMKIVGTTIEEQTERVLNNLSIVLAEVGLTLKNVVKTTVYLKSMDDFKGMNRIYEEMFAGHKPSRTTIAVKQNPLDALVEIECIAELDG from the coding sequence ATGGAAACTGTCAATGTAAAAAACGCGCCGAAAGCCATTGGACCGTATTGCCATGCCATGAAATCTGGTAACCTGGTTTTTTGCTCCGGGCAAACCCCGTTGGATCCGAATTCGATGAAAATCGTGGGAACAACCATTGAAGAACAAACCGAAAGGGTGCTGAACAATCTTTCCATCGTTTTGGCAGAAGTAGGATTAACCCTGAAAAATGTGGTCAAAACAACGGTGTATCTCAAAAGTATGGATGATTTTAAAGGGATGAATCGCATTTATGAAGAAATGTTCGCCGGACATAAACCCAGCCGGACGACCATCGCGGTTAAACAAAATCCTTTGGATGCGTTGGTTGAAATCGAGTGTATTGCGGAGCTGGATGGATAA
- a CDS encoding energy transducer TonB, whose translation MQPQQPAPQFFAQPNGSAATTVVPVTTDSKKTILLVLLMVSVIIAAGVWYFVHVKHQREQQVTALFALAESTFKRNDYPKASELFQQFVLQHPDNSLSELAQQRLDAIALMETEAQKQRAGRSQQIEETLKRAQIAMNLRRYITPENDNALTHIRAVLAIDPFQKQALDMLNTIGNFYRTEAERDFNRGRYERAKNYYENIQVVYPGDESAGEQIAKIDDLINEEINRRRQIARQNAASQQVARSEQPATNPVSKTAPQQNLPAEKPAENPASNDTGSQPLASLNNTILPPNTPVSTPVDPVETKPANADSASLNAVPEIISVDESQIDGGKKVLLRKAEPVVPRSWNYGGFSRVRAICTVGTDGQVENVEILTPAKYRRLNDLTTETLLKYQYKPATFNGLPTRFKTVEEIVYK comes from the coding sequence GTGCAGCCGCAACAACCCGCACCACAGTTTTTTGCGCAACCAAATGGCAGCGCGGCAACAACGGTTGTTCCTGTTACAACGGATAGCAAAAAAACCATTCTTCTGGTTTTGCTGATGGTTTCAGTGATTATTGCAGCAGGTGTTTGGTATTTCGTACATGTTAAACATCAGCGAGAACAACAGGTTACGGCATTATTTGCACTCGCAGAAAGCACGTTTAAACGGAACGATTATCCTAAAGCTTCGGAATTGTTTCAGCAATTTGTGCTGCAACATCCGGATAATTCGCTGAGCGAATTGGCACAACAGCGACTGGATGCCATCGCATTAATGGAAACAGAGGCACAAAAGCAACGTGCCGGACGCAGCCAGCAAATTGAAGAAACACTGAAACGCGCCCAAATTGCAATGAATTTGCGACGCTACATCACACCGGAAAATGACAACGCGTTGACCCATATCCGGGCAGTATTAGCCATCGATCCGTTCCAAAAACAGGCGTTGGATATGCTGAACACGATTGGCAATTTTTACCGCACGGAAGCTGAACGCGATTTTAATCGCGGTCGTTACGAGCGCGCCAAAAATTATTATGAAAACATTCAGGTTGTTTATCCGGGTGATGAATCCGCAGGAGAGCAGATTGCCAAAATTGACGATTTGATCAATGAGGAAATCAATCGCCGCAGACAAATTGCCCGGCAAAACGCAGCATCTCAACAGGTTGCCCGCAGCGAACAACCGGCAACCAACCCGGTCTCCAAAACTGCACCGCAACAAAATTTACCGGCAGAAAAACCAGCCGAAAATCCAGCATCAAACGATACGGGCTCCCAGCCATTGGCATCTTTAAACAACACTATTTTACCGCCGAATACCCCTGTTTCAACACCTGTGGATCCGGTGGAAACGAAACCGGCAAATGCCGATTCCGCATCGCTGAATGCAGTGCCCGAAATAATTTCGGTTGACGAAAGCCAGATCGACGGTGGTAAAAAAGTTCTCCTTCGCAAAGCTGAGCCGGTTGTTCCCCGCAGTTGGAATTACGGCGGTTTTTCCCGCGTTCGGGCAATCTGCACCGTCGGCACGGACGGACAGGTAGAAAACGTGGAAATCCTTACACCTGCTAAATATCGTAGGCTCAATGATTTAACAACCGAAACTTTATTGAAATACCAATACAAACCCGCCACCTTCAACGGCTTGCCAACACGCTTCAAAACTGTTGAAGAAATCGTTTACAAATAA
- a CDS encoding beta galactosidase jelly roll domain-containing protein: protein MKPVNNTKRHLIFSLMLMVGVLCTTFSNAIAADEYFRLVDLRGQWKFEIGDDMNWAKADFDDSGWEEIFVPASWEDEGFHGYDGFAWYRKSFELNLTKLPDAIFLELGHVDDSDEVYLNGKLVGAKGSVPPHFITAYNIYRQYLLPFEYLNPKGENVIAIRVYDERLNGGIVSGKIGLYGEDYPFFEKINLEGVWKLRIGDEEEWQNTNYDDSGWETVMVPLNWNYQGFRDYDGYAWYRKNVRIPAEFGKQKLVLLLGQIDDLDETYFNGKLIGRTGERLGRRKPDVRGNEWQIYRAYEIPNELINYDGNNLIAVRVYDDIYDGGIYNGPVAIVTEDAIDRWDKIDDSQPFRSFWEVLDAIFK from the coding sequence ATGAAACCTGTTAATAACACAAAAAGACACCTCATTTTTTCGCTGATGCTGATGGTCGGCGTTTTATGCACAACGTTTTCAAACGCAATTGCAGCAGATGAATATTTCCGGTTGGTTGATTTGCGCGGGCAGTGGAAATTCGAAATCGGTGATGATATGAATTGGGCAAAAGCGGATTTTGACGATTCCGGCTGGGAAGAAATTTTTGTGCCAGCGAGTTGGGAAGATGAAGGTTTTCACGGCTACGACGGTTTTGCATGGTATCGCAAGTCCTTTGAATTAAATTTGACCAAATTGCCGGATGCTATTTTTCTCGAATTGGGGCATGTCGATGATTCCGACGAAGTATATCTTAATGGAAAACTGGTTGGCGCCAAAGGCAGTGTTCCCCCCCATTTCATCACTGCATACAATATTTACCGTCAGTATCTGTTACCTTTCGAATATCTGAATCCAAAAGGGGAAAATGTGATTGCCATTCGAGTTTACGATGAACGATTGAATGGCGGTATTGTTAGTGGAAAAATCGGTTTATACGGTGAAGACTATCCGTTTTTCGAGAAAATTAATCTCGAGGGCGTCTGGAAATTGCGCATCGGTGACGAAGAAGAATGGCAAAACACCAATTACGACGACTCAGGCTGGGAAACCGTGATGGTGCCATTAAATTGGAATTATCAAGGTTTTCGCGATTACGACGGCTACGCCTGGTATCGGAAAAATGTCCGGATTCCAGCGGAGTTCGGCAAACAAAAACTGGTGCTGCTGCTCGGGCAAATTGACGATTTGGACGAAACCTATTTCAACGGGAAATTGATCGGGCGAACCGGCGAACGCCTGGGGCGTAGAAAACCGGATGTGCGCGGCAACGAGTGGCAAATTTACCGGGCATACGAAATTCCCAATGAATTAATTAACTACGATGGCAATAACCTTATTGCAGTTCGTGTTTACGATGACATTTACGATGGTGGCATATACAACGGTCCCGTTGCGATTGTTACCGAAGACGCGATCGACCGATGGGATAAAATTGATGACAGCCAACCATTCCGCTCTTTTTGGGAAGTTTTGGACGCCATTTTCAAATAA
- a CDS encoding glycoside hydrolase family 5 protein, with protein sequence MKFALGNFFLCLMLIVSCSEKSATEPQNNPPAVFETPQVVIGKMMRGINIGNTLEPPTEGGWNNGPLEEVYFDDYKSAGFTCVRVPVRWEKHAATTAPYAIDADWLDRIEQVVDWGLARDLYIILNAHHEWWLVNNYANADTLARFESIWQQIADRFKDKSPKLLFEIINEPHGMTQAQLNELNGNILTIIRAENPQRIVIFGGHEWAGAAQLLTAAVPNDDYLMGYYHSYDPWNFAGEANGFWGTFDDIAAVKAQFSSVANWSNARNIPAMISEFGAVRNCDYNSRMMHYYTYVEQALTNGIAFMAWDDGGDFGIYDRTNRTWSEVKDILIYGHPNGPVLTEATYLGNATVYLQWQNRSSAINQIIVERKSDTSDFTEIARLGAAAIDYRDTAAGSGSQYYRVIYKFSDQSDMYSNPMVVQTP encoded by the coding sequence GTGAAATTCGCACTCGGTAATTTCTTCCTTTGTTTAATGCTTATCGTTAGTTGCTCTGAAAAATCGGCAACGGAACCCCAAAATAATCCCCCGGCAGTTTTCGAAACCCCGCAAGTTGTGATCGGGAAAATGATGCGCGGCATCAACATTGGCAACACGCTGGAACCGCCAACAGAAGGTGGTTGGAATAACGGCCCGTTGGAAGAAGTTTATTTTGATGATTACAAATCCGCCGGATTTACATGTGTTCGCGTTCCCGTTCGCTGGGAAAAACATGCGGCAACTACCGCACCGTATGCGATTGATGCGGATTGGCTTGATCGCATTGAGCAAGTGGTGGATTGGGGATTGGCGCGCGACCTGTATATTATTCTCAACGCGCATCACGAATGGTGGCTGGTGAACAATTACGCCAACGCCGATACGCTGGCGCGGTTCGAGAGCATCTGGCAGCAGATTGCCGATCGCTTCAAAGATAAATCCCCCAAATTATTATTTGAAATCATCAACGAACCGCACGGCATGACCCAGGCGCAACTGAACGAGCTGAATGGCAACATTCTCACAATCATTCGTGCGGAAAACCCGCAGCGGATTGTGATTTTCGGTGGTCACGAGTGGGCGGGCGCCGCTCAACTGTTGACCGCAGCCGTTCCCAATGACGATTACCTGATGGGCTATTATCACTCCTACGACCCCTGGAATTTTGCCGGTGAAGCCAACGGCTTTTGGGGAACATTCGACGATATCGCAGCCGTAAAGGCGCAATTTTCGAGCGTGGCAAACTGGTCGAATGCCAGAAATATTCCTGCAATGATCAGCGAATTTGGCGCCGTCCGCAATTGCGATTACAACTCCCGCATGATGCATTATTACACATACGTTGAACAGGCGCTCACCAACGGCATCGCCTTTATGGCATGGGACGATGGCGGCGATTTCGGGATTTACGACCGGACAAACCGGACCTGGTCGGAGGTAAAAGATATCCTGATTTACGGGCATCCGAACGGTCCGGTGTTGACTGAAGCGACCTATTTGGGCAACGCAACGGTGTATCTGCAATGGCAAAACCGTTCCTCCGCTATCAACCAGATTATCGTTGAACGCAAATCCGACACATCGGATTTTACCGAAATTGCCCGGCTCGGCGCTGCCGCAATTGACTATCGCGACACCGCCGCCGGCAGCGGTAGCCAATACTATCGTGTGATTTACAAATTCAGCGATCAATCGGATATGTATTCCAATCCGATGGTTGTCCAAACGCCATAA
- the aqpZ gene encoding aquaporin Z: protein MKKYGAEFIGTFWLVLGGCGSAVLAAAFPNVGIGLLGVSFAFGLTVLTMAFAIGHISGCHLNPAVSIGLWAGGRFDTKDLLPYIVAQVAGAIAAGGVLYVIASGQTGFSLSGGFASNGYGSHSPGGYSMLAALVTEIVMTMMFLFVILGATDKRAPKGFAPIAIGLCLTLIHLISIPVTNTSVNPARSTGVALFAGDWAISQLWLFWVAPIIGGVLGAVIYRFIGNDND from the coding sequence ATGAAAAAGTATGGTGCAGAGTTTATCGGGACGTTCTGGCTGGTACTTGGCGGCTGCGGCAGCGCAGTGTTGGCTGCGGCGTTTCCGAATGTTGGGATCGGTTTGCTCGGTGTTTCGTTCGCATTTGGCTTAACCGTGCTGACAATGGCTTTCGCTATCGGGCATATTTCCGGCTGTCACCTGAATCCGGCGGTTTCGATCGGGCTTTGGGCTGGCGGTCGCTTTGATACAAAAGATTTGCTGCCGTATATCGTAGCACAAGTTGCTGGTGCAATTGCTGCCGGCGGTGTTTTATATGTGATTGCCAGCGGGCAAACGGGCTTCAGCCTTTCCGGCGGTTTTGCATCTAACGGTTACGGCAGCCACTCGCCGGGCGGATATAGTATGCTGGCTGCGTTGGTTACCGAAATCGTGATGACAATGATGTTCCTTTTTGTCATCCTCGGTGCCACGGATAAACGGGCGCCCAAAGGCTTTGCACCAATTGCCATCGGGCTTTGCCTGACGCTGATTCACCTAATCAGCATCCCGGTTACCAACACATCGGTTAATCCGGCACGGAGCACCGGCGTTGCCCTGTTCGCCGGCGATTGGGCGATTTCCCAACTGTGGTTGTTTTGGGTAGCGCCAATTATCGGCGGTGTTTTGGGTGCGGTAATTTATCGCTTCATCGGGAACGATAACGATTAG
- a CDS encoding ROK family protein — translation MKVLGVDIGGSGIKGQPVDIESGKLISERERFETPQPATPKSVAETLKKLVRHFDWKGPIGCGFPAIIQDGVARSASNVDKKWIGTDAEALFRDYTDCPTYVVNDADAAGIAEVKFGAGKKHNGVILLITIGTGLGSALFTNGQLVPNTELGHLILHGEKAELYASDAARKRDDLSWKSWGKRFNEYLQHLEFLFSPDLIILGGGASKKMDKFKNKLELRTEVVPAKMLNNAGTVGAALYAGYRHFPVNLRK, via the coding sequence ATGAAAGTTTTGGGAGTTGATATTGGCGGTTCCGGCATAAAAGGTCAACCGGTGGATATTGAAAGCGGTAAACTGATTTCTGAACGTGAGAGATTTGAAACGCCACAGCCTGCCACACCAAAATCGGTTGCAGAAACACTCAAAAAATTAGTCCGGCATTTTGATTGGAAAGGGCCGATTGGCTGCGGTTTTCCGGCGATTATTCAGGATGGCGTTGCTCGAAGCGCATCAAATGTAGACAAAAAATGGATTGGAACCGATGCAGAAGCGCTGTTCCGAGATTACACCGACTGCCCGACGTATGTTGTAAACGACGCAGACGCCGCCGGTATTGCTGAAGTAAAGTTTGGTGCCGGAAAAAAACACAACGGCGTTATTCTGCTAATTACTATCGGCACCGGATTGGGTTCTGCACTGTTTACAAACGGGCAGCTTGTGCCAAATACTGAGCTCGGACATCTGATCCTCCATGGCGAAAAAGCGGAGCTGTACGCATCCGACGCCGCACGGAAACGCGACGATCTTTCATGGAAATCTTGGGGAAAACGATTTAACGAATACCTGCAGCATTTGGAATTCCTGTTCTCACCCGATCTGATTATCCTGGGTGGCGGCGCCAGCAAAAAAATGGATAAGTTCAAGAATAAACTGGAATTAAGAACAGAAGTTGTTCCGGCAAAAATGCTCAACAATGCCGGAACGGTCGGCGCGGCACTGTATGCCGGCTATCGTCATTTTCCGGTAAATTTGCGAAAATAG
- a CDS encoding DUF2867 domain-containing protein, with protein MPPWKNTDKQEYRNLDLRAHALLKDVPLYDVWQVDLPGGGEGRTVLDILNLAKSSEPSGVVKALFGLRWFLGRIFRWDAEPPDKDVLFRARLSADDIAKSGIAPGSKQGPFTILYVFPQEAMSEIRNKTVHAALVWVLLPKGDGYRLLWGIYVRHTGWLTPIYMGLIKPFRHWIVYPSLFRRLYNAWQKAYNGVG; from the coding sequence ATGCCACCGTGGAAAAACACCGATAAACAGGAATACCGTAACCTGGATTTACGGGCACATGCGTTGTTGAAAGATGTGCCGCTATACGATGTCTGGCAAGTTGACCTGCCGGGCGGCGGGGAAGGGCGAACGGTTTTGGATATTCTTAACCTTGCCAAAAGCAGTGAGCCATCCGGCGTTGTAAAAGCCCTTTTCGGGTTACGCTGGTTTTTGGGGCGGATATTTCGATGGGACGCTGAGCCGCCGGACAAAGATGTCCTTTTCCGGGCACGGTTAAGCGCAGATGATATCGCTAAATCCGGAATTGCTCCCGGCAGTAAACAGGGGCCATTTACGATTCTTTACGTGTTTCCACAGGAAGCGATGAGCGAAATCCGCAACAAAACGGTTCATGCTGCGCTGGTGTGGGTGTTGTTGCCAAAAGGGGATGGGTATCGCTTATTGTGGGGCATTTATGTCCGGCATACCGGGTGGTTAACCCCGATTTATATGGGGCTGATAAAACCGTTTCGGCATTGGATTGTTTATCCTTCTTTATTTCGCCGGTTGTATAATGCGTGGCAGAAAGCTTATAATGGGGTGGGTTAG